The window TGAACGCCTAATCGTGTGCGCTACCTATTATGTATGCTGATCGGTCTATCTCGACCAGCCGTTCTTGGCGCCGCCCAAAACTCTATAACCTTTTCCGATACTTAACAAGACATTTGTATGAATAGCGACGACGGCGCACGCTGCACCTGTGTCAGCCTATTCCACCCCAGCCGAGCCGCTCTCCGGATGCAATCCGAGTCGATCCGCCGGGCGGCGTGGGGGACGCATGGGTCGATAACGCGGCTCCCACTGTCTGGCGTCCAGCAGGTGCTCCCACTCCTGGAGCGAGGTTTGCGGGGCGAGCCCCTGGCGCTGGGCTACGAGTCCAACGGCCAG of the Candidatus Methylomirabilis tolerans genome contains:
- a CDS encoding NAD-dependent malic enzyme (malic enzyme; oxaloacetate-decarboxylating; NAD-dependent; catalyzes the formation of pyruvate form malate), coding for LAVGLVAQRQGLAPQTSLQEWEHLLDARQWEPRYRPMRPPRRPADRLGLHPESGSAGVE